One Salvelinus fontinalis isolate EN_2023a chromosome 22, ASM2944872v1, whole genome shotgun sequence genomic window, acatgattccatatgtgttatttcatagttttgatgtcttcactattctacaatgtagaaaatagtaaaaatatagaaaaacccttgaatgagttggtgttctaaaacttttgaccggtagtgtatgttccAGCAGTGAGGGCAGGAGTGGAGTTCAACTGGCAGTTACAGATTCCCAGACCCAGGCCTTCTCACCCCAGTCCACCCAACAACACACCGTTAACGCGATAGCATTCCCATCCTGTTGAATACCTATTATGTTATTTTTTACTCAGTCATTATCCCTCAGATAGGGATCCAGTGCTGCAGATAGAGTCATGTTAATGATTATTTGTCCGTTTTGGACGCTGTTGTCTTAAACTCTGCCAGTCAGTCTGCCCccgctctgctctgccctgcttATCCACCACACCCTGCCTCTGAAGATGAATGACTtgcactcagctaaacctcctaaATAATACAATTacttttctgtgtgtctgtgtgtgtgtgtgtgtgtgtgtgtgtgtgtgtgtgtgtgtgtgtgtgtgtctaacaaACCTGTTAATCTGACCTGCCATgtctctgttactgtcctccctctctttctgtgcatgtgtgtgtgtgtgtgtgtgtgtgtgtctaaatgtCAACAGGGTTGACAAACCTGTTATTCTGACTGGCCATgtctctgttactgtcctccctctcgttctgtgtgtgtgtgtgtgtgtgtgtgtgtgtgtgtgtgtgtgtgtgtgtgtgtgtgtgtgtgtgtgtgtgtgtgtgtgtgtgtgtgtgtgtgtgtgtgtgtgtgtgtgtgtgtgtgtgtgtgtgtgtgtgtttcatgtcCAACTAAACGAAATAATCCTAAACCTGATGTGATATTTTCTAGTTTCTAATTGGCTAATGTGATATTTCCCCGTCTCTCATTGGTCGTTGTTAGGTCATCGCTGTGGTGATGGACATGTTTACAGACGTGGATCTGTTTTCTGACTTGCTGGATGCCGCGGCACGTCAAGTCCCCGTCTACATTCTATTGGACGAACAGAATGCCCATCACTTCGTCTCCATGGTGATCAACTGTAAGGTCAACTTGGATCTTGTCCACGTGagtctctatgtttttggccTAGATTGAACTATTTTAGGCGGGGTGACTCTCCATGCCTTAACTCAGTTTTCCCCATAACTCAGGTTAATCCTGTTCCTGAAAACCTACTGGTTGTGCAGGGGTTTGATCCATCCCAGCACTAGCACAAACAGCACAGGGCTAAAAAATAACAATAGTTATTAATAGTTTGAAAAACACATGGTTTGAGCCAACAGTCTTACAGATAGTATCCCAGTGTTTCTGTGTTGACTGGCAGGAGGCCACTGTCTCATAGCAGTAAGGTCATTGATTTACCTACATATTTACATGATGTCTAGCTGACTAGACCTGAGCTTGGTTACATACATCTCAACAGAGCGGACAAACTGGTTTGATTCACCCTTATAACTCACTAAAGACTAACATCATTCATTAAAACCCCTTGTGACTCTGAATAACAAttttatgtgtgcgtgtgtgtgttgcagatgATGCGTGTGCGGACGGTGGCGGGAGTGACCTATTTCTGTCGGACAGGGAAGTCATTTAAAGGACAGGTGAAAAACCGCTTTCTATTGGCTGACTGCAGGGCCGTGCTCAGCGGAAACTACAGgtgaacatagaaatataacagatTTCAACACTCAACTATAGTTGAGCATAGAAACACAGCAGATAGAACAGATATCAGATACTTCTTTAGTCGCAGAAGTTAACGTGTCATATCCTGTTTCCTGTAGTTTCATGTGGTCCTATGAGAAGCTGCATCGCTGCATCGCTCATCTCTTCCTGGGAGAACTGGTCACCACCTTTGACGAGGAGTTCCGCATCCTGTTCGCTCAATCACAGCCCCTCACTGTTGACCACGCCCTAGTGCCTTTCTCCtctgacagcagcagcagcagttacTATGGTAACCAGTTTGGCTTGAAGCGGACCCAGTCCCTGcgaaaccctctgggtttccaaCGACACACCCCCGAACTTCCGGCCTACCCTTTCGGAGGAGGAGATTCCGAGCGCTCTGCGTTCCGAAGAGATGACATGTTCCGACATACCATTGAACCAGGAGGACTGAATCTTGGGAAGTTTGCAGTGTCACAGCAGTTCAGGATGCAGCAGAGCCGCTCCATGGTCTCCAGGTGGGATGGTGCACGTATATTTATGTCATACTAGATTTTATGTAGAACCCTATAAttcactacactcttagaaaaaagggttccaaggGGGTTCTTaggctgttcccataggagaaccctttttggttccaggtagaaccttttttggttccaggtagaaccctttttggttccatgtagcaatcactgtggaaagggttctacatggaacccaaaggggttattcaaagggttctcctatggggacagccaaagaaccatttTTTCCCCTAAGAGTGTATACTTGGAATAGAGTACCAAAGTCAATTATGAGTATTCAACCGATTTTTGGGGAACTTTACCCATAAACAGTTAACTTATTGTATTACATTTTTATGTGTCCTCTGTTACCATTTTAAAGGGTTTTGTTTGTGTTTCCTGTGTTCCCAGGCAGATGGAGATAAGCGCCAGTGACTATAAGAGGCACAGCTACGCAGAGGGAACCCAGGAGAGCTACTCCTCTTCCAGACAGTACATGAAGCACAGAGTCATGAACAACCTGGATGAGACAGAGCAGCACTACCACAGGTACTAGTTAGTTAGTTCatttgttagttagttagtttatGTTGTCTTTGTCAGCTTGACTTAATATTGTGATCAGGTCAGGCAAAACTCTTGGCCCTAGTtataatctttaaaaaaaaagatctGTGATATGTAACGCATGTTGGTTTTTTATGATCGTTATTCtgatgatgttgatgaggatgatgattcTGCTGCTGATGATGATTTATGAACATGTTTGTATTCCAGGGAGCAGAGCCAGTCCAGCCACTACTACCAGGGTGGTGAGGGAcctgggttagggctggggtcagggctTGAAGGACCTGGCTCAGGCCATGGACACTACGACAGGCTGAGGAACAGACCAGCACTGGACCAGTACTCTGACTCAGGCTACCCCTATGAGGAACCTCCTGGTCCAGAGGGCTATGGCAGAGACTACTTCTCCTCTGAGGACCTGAAACATGACCCGGGACATCCACCAGCAGGGGGAAGGTACGTGGTAGGGACAGTCCACTGGACTGGAGAATAATCAGTAATGTCTGTTCACTGTTGACTGCTCCCACTAGAGTTCTTAAATTAAACTTTTAGTGATACGCACACAATGTTTCAGTGAAGAAAATGTGTAAGTATCAACCATGACACTCAAAATGTGTCTATACTAATGTAACACCTTCTCCTTTGTCTAGGTACGGAGGTGGCAGTGGCCACAAGAGGCCGACGGTGGGCCAGCCCTACGCCTGCCTGTCGTCCCCCACCCATCCGCACCCCCCAGAGAAGCAGGTATTCCCTGTTCCAGCGGAGGCAGACCACGACCAGGACCCCAACGTCAGACAGGGCCTCCGCAGCTGGAGGATCAACTCCTACCTCAGCGCCTACGGGGACACAGGAGAGGAGGGGCTGCCCCAACCTCTGGGCCCTGATGCTTTCCAAGACCCTGAGTCTGATGGGAAATCGTACGCCCATGAGGCAAGAGAGCCTCCGAATGTCCCCTCCAAGCCTAGACCGGATATCCGACCGCTGCACTACAGCAAGCCATTCATGCCTGAGAGCATGGGGAAGGACAGGGCTGACCGATGGAccacagagtgggagagagagagagagaaagagcgggcggtgggggggagggaggtgggtgcAGACGTGGAGATACCGTCGTCGAGGGAGGCTCCGGGGGAGGTCTCGATCTCCAAACACGAGACGGTCCGGATGCGGGTCAACCCGATGCTCCAGAGGAGTTCCCGGCTGCGCTCCTCcctcatcttctcctcctccaaGACGGAGACCCACATGGGAGGCCTGGGCATGAAGGTCTTTATTACCTTTCATATCATCTCTGATTTGTTTTACATTGTATTGCAACCTTACTTTGAAATGTGCCATACAAATAaagtttaatttgatttgatgcagGTGGCCAACGAGGAGGACGAGAATGCCGACTCGCTCCGCACCACCTCCATCGTCCAACAGATCCTGGACAAGAGACGCTCCTTGACCCGGGAACCCTTTGAGTGGAGGAAGAAGGcagaggagaacgagagagagaaggagaaagaagagaaggagaaagaaaagaaagaggcTTGGTTGAAAGAGGAGGCTGAGCCAAAGAAAGAGCCCCCCAAAGTaaccccagccaacagagagGTGCCTAAGAACCCCCTGGCCGAGGTGGAGACCACGAAAGTCACCCCAGCATCTGCAGATCCCCCTAAATCCCAGGCATTGAACATGAACAACCCTTCCAATAGACTGCAGTACTTCATGGAGCTGGCTGCTAAGAGGAATGCATCTAAAGAGGCTGTGATTAAAGAACCTCCTCAGAAGAAACCAGACCTTCCAGACACTCCTTCTTCCAGCACGACCGCCACCACCTCGGTCCCCAAAGTCCCCTCATTTTTCGTGACTGCTCCAGAGCCTGCCCCAAAGAAACCACAAGTCGCAGCCACACCAGAGCTAAAATGTAAACTGTCCATCACCTCAAGTTTCAAAATCTCAGAGCCTGCCGCTTCTACCACAGCCCAGAGAAAAGACAGCAGCTCGGAGTCgcagaggaaagagaaagagccCAGTAAGATTCTAAAGCCATTCCCTTCTCCGAAGATCTTCAAGAGGGACACTCTGAAGCCGTTCAAGAGCTCCAACCCACGCCACGTCTCCTGCGATGAGGAAATGCTAACAACGGACGCCACAGACGCAGAGAAAAGCGAGCTGAAGAAGTCTCGCTCCAAAAGCTCGTCCAGTATGTCACAGACCGAGTCTAAGGAGGGGCTCCACAAGAACCTGGGCTCCAACACCTCCCTCAACACCctgggaggggagggaaaggCCGACACCAAGCCCCTAGACTTCCTCAAGAAGCAGACTCAAAGACTCAAAGGTATGTtgtactgtctgtgtgtctgtcacgGATTGTTACGTCCATGTTTACTgggttttaatttaaaaaatgtaattgctgTGCTCATGCTGTATACAGCAAATTCCCTTCGGAGCAATAAAGGTTTTAATTGATTAATTCGTTAAATTATTCATTAAAACATTAATTCATTCAAAGGTTTCCTGGGACCCAAGGACAAGAAGAGCTCCGGTGGTGCGACATCGGCATCCAACGGAGACGAAAAGACCATGAGAACTGTGCCGGAAAGCTCAGAGGAGCCTGTGATCGCCGCTAAACACCTGAGCTCCACCGCTGACGCTAAAGCCACAGACTATGCCACCTCCTCAGCCAATCACAAAGGTGCGTCCAAAACGACAGGTCTGTCTCGGTACCAGAGCTCCAGTGGCTCAGTTCTGTTCAGTAGCAACCTGAGAGACGACACCAAGGTCATCCTGGAACAGATCTCTGCCAACAGCCAGAAGAACCGTCTGgagcgaggaggaggagaggaggccgGAGGGGAGAAGGGCGTAGACGTAGTGGGGGAGAAAGGAGGGCTGGAGAGGGAGCCGACGCTCAAAAAGAACCGCTTCCAGAGGCCCCAGGTCAACCCTCAGGAGAGAGATAGCCTCCTGAAGAGGATCGAGAGCATGAGGAAGGACAAGAAGGTCTACAGCCGCTTTGAGGTACTCTACCGTAGCAAACAGGAGGTCTGCAGGGAGGGGGAGGGCTTCAggaaaggggaaagagaggaggagttagagggagaggaggaggatagggggagTGTATAGAGGAGTAAATACACACCTTTACTGGTTATGTCCAGGAGATAAAATAATAtattaacaataataatatatGACATTTAGCAGACCCTTGACTAAATAGAAGAGACATTTACATTTGATGAATTATAGTTCTTAATGTGAAACATATATTT contains:
- the LOC129819902 gene encoding protein FAM83H-like; the protein is MAHRSQSSDIGDNPLDPNFLPPHYREEYRLAIDALVETDLQGYYEFLQTADVVDFLCQPEIEHIKTTIQTPNQAPTSNVPELPYHEADADGSSDTYWPMHSDTAAPGLDLGWPLQAHSFIGPTEVTTLVNPSEPDMPSIKEQARRLIKNAQHVIAVVMDMFTDVDLFSDLLDAAARQVPVYILLDEQNAHHFVSMVINCKVNLDLVHMMRVRTVAGVTYFCRTGKSFKGQVKNRFLLADCRAVLSGNYSFMWSYEKLHRCIAHLFLGELVTTFDEEFRILFAQSQPLTVDHALVPFSSDSSSSSYYGNQFGLKRTQSLRNPLGFQRHTPELPAYPFGGGDSERSAFRRDDMFRHTIEPGGLNLGKFAVSQQFRMQQSRSMVSRQMEISASDYKRHSYAEGTQESYSSSRQYMKHRVMNNLDETEQHYHREQSQSSHYYQGGEGPGLGLGSGLEGPGSGHGHYDRLRNRPALDQYSDSGYPYEEPPGPEGYGRDYFSSEDLKHDPGHPPAGGRYGGGSGHKRPTVGQPYACLSSPTHPHPPEKQVFPVPAEADHDQDPNVRQGLRSWRINSYLSAYGDTGEEGLPQPLGPDAFQDPESDGKSYAHEAREPPNVPSKPRPDIRPLHYSKPFMPESMGKDRADRWTTEWEREREKERAVGGREVGADVEIPSSREAPGEVSISKHETVRMRVNPMLQRSSRLRSSLIFSSSKTETHMGGLGMKVANEEDENADSLRTTSIVQQILDKRRSLTREPFEWRKKAEENEREKEKEEKEKEKKEAWLKEEAEPKKEPPKVTPANREVPKNPLAEVETTKVTPASADPPKSQALNMNNPSNRLQYFMELAAKRNASKEAVIKEPPQKKPDLPDTPSSSTTATTSVPKVPSFFVTAPEPAPKKPQVAATPELKCKLSITSSFKISEPAASTTAQRKDSSSESQRKEKEPSKILKPFPSPKIFKRDTLKPFKSSNPRHVSCDEEMLTTDATDAEKSELKKSRSKSSSSMSQTESKEGLHKNLGSNTSLNTLGGEGKADTKPLDFLKKQTQRLKGFLGPKDKKSSGGATSASNGDEKTMRTVPESSEEPVIAAKHLSSTADAKATDYATSSANHKGASKTTGLSRYQSSSGSVLFSSNLRDDTKVILEQISANSQKNRLERGGGEEAGGEKGVDVVGEKGGLEREPTLKKNRFQRPQVNPQERDSLLKRIESMRKDKKVYSRFEMGNNLG